One part of the Vitis riparia cultivar Riparia Gloire de Montpellier isolate 1030 chromosome 8, EGFV_Vit.rip_1.0, whole genome shotgun sequence genome encodes these proteins:
- the LOC117920762 gene encoding uncharacterized protein LOC117920762, which yields MESVQMPMNKTMALGQRLAGMEKEKGKRKRKRLSQLLQPSLMGKWSQVLIGNFPLGRVLHLGNSGKDPMVSDWKIGLATTEKFMDPRWSSLAQWAWHLAERYPSHMALSVSGGDQDRLTCFESPSDSLLFLQERRVLES from the exons ATGGAGAGTGTTCAAATGCCAATGAATAAAACGATGGCCTTGGGACAAAG GCTGGCAGGgatggagaaagaaaaaggaaaaaggaaaaggaaaaggttgAGTCAACTACTGCAACCATCATTAATGGGGAAATGGTCCCAAGTGCTCATAGGAAATTTTCCACTTGGAAGGGTTTTGCATCTTGGAAATAGCGGAAAAGACCCCATG GTTTCAGACTGGAAAATTGGATTAGCCACTACAGAGAAATTCATGGATCCCAG GTGGAGTAGTCTGGCCCAGTGGGCATGGCATTTGGCAGAAagatatccaagtcatatggcATTAAGTGTAAGTGGTGGTGACCAAGATCGTTTGACATGCTTTGAATCTCCCTCGGATTCTCTCTTGTTTCTGCAAGAGAGAAGGGTTCTTGAGAGTTGA
- the LOC117920760 gene encoding dehydration-responsive element-binding protein 2F-like, with the protein MENNRKSPLKPWKKGPTRGKGGPQNATCEYRGVRQRTWGKWVAEIREPKKRTRLWLGSFATAEEAAMAYDEAARRLYGPDAYLNLPHLQSNFNPPNKSQKLKWFPSKNFISMFPSCGLLNINAQPSVHVIHQRLQELKKNGVLNQSSSSSSSSCDSKTDAQNMNDKAPNKTHEESPRTNNKDVEFSSEQIPEEREEKPQIDLNEFLQQLGILKDECQSEGSNAAEGFAAPESSLKDDDELVGFAEESFNWDALIEMRGIEDHQGTDASSFQGYGMYEEPAFPPSIWNF; encoded by the coding sequence ATGGAGAATAACAGAAAATCTCCATTAAAGCCATGGAAGAAAGGTCCCACGAGAGGCAAGGGAGGACCTCAGAATGCTACATGCGAGTATCGTGGTGTTAGGCAAAGAACCTGGGGGAAATGGGTTGCAGAAATCAGGGAGCCCAAGAAGAGAACCAGACTTTGGTTGGGCTCTTTTGCGACTGCCGAGGAAGCTGCCATGGCTTACGATGAAGCTGCGAGGCGATTGTATGGGCCAGATGCTTATCTCAATCTACCCCACCTGCAATCTAACTTCAACCCACCAAACAAGTCTCAGAAGTTAAAATGGTTTCCCTCCAAGAACTTCATTTCAATGTTTCCTTCTTGTGGGTTGCTTAATATAAATGCACAACCCagtgttcatgtcattcatcaGAGGCTCCAAGAGCTTAAGAAGAACGGGGTTCTCAATCAATCCTCTTCTTCTAGTTCTTCTTCCTGTGATTCAAAAACTGATGCTCAAAACATGAATGACAAAGCCCCCAACAAAACTCATGAAGAAAGTCCTAGAACTAACAACAAAGATGTGGAATTTTCATCAGAACAGATACCAGAAGAACGTGAAGAGAAGCCTCAGATTGATCTAAATGAGTTTCTTCAGCAACTGGGAATACTTAAGGATGAATGTCAGTCAGAAGGAAGCAATGCAGCAGAAGGTTTTGCAGCACCCGAATCTTCATTAAAAGATGACGATGAGCTTGTGGGTTTTGCTGAGGAAAGTTTCAACTGGGATGCACTGATCGAGATGCGTGGAATAGAGGATCATCAAGGAACAGATGCCAGTAGCTTCCAGGGCTATGGTATGTATGAAGAGCCAGCTTTCCCTCCATCCATCTGGAACTTCTGA
- the LOC117920819 gene encoding uncharacterized protein LOC117920819 isoform X1 — MAEKSCSVSSLPWLWVMETLASFERVDISLLKDLMIKAPEVSDNLGRNVKEMIALRCLEALFSGIKNDVHPVVHSKMGFDSSESCEDVLQCILRKVSASKLRIGEPELLKWNVHPFIAHKRACLPKCALQELKDTILEGSHPSAASLKERSGLRFESQCETRTPNGDGDSGAVAPRVDESNACGQVEAAKGDLIPLTAENENNLLPEDTTERILLPYKRGLGDLAAKNLMGQFNPNVDSVNYGGDSHSNAKRRKHDAFCSITSIEPNSVSLHGKKLLEDSSRPSINECDLAKESQLGDLEGSTMVSEDDHDKYVVSKRVEQITDVEHEEFEHNQTQIPFHSNKMPQNMPRDESHHDISVDEAKDDDVEHWVEPNKSIGAASDGSQQKTAVDEAKDDGDCRVEPNKSSGSSDESQKKNSVDEAKDDGDHSSQPKASNDKLPNEAHHKVFVDEAKDDTEHCCEEEMLSDSTEYHDEEDGIAMERQNFLSSKCTFNHDSLSIAGWTEQNLCMKCTKDGQLLVCSSSGCPLVVHENCLGCPPSFDNMGNFYCPFCAYSRAVSEYLESKKKVSLAKKELASFINAGMKHEPVKPKKKHRKKKNEKLNESANLVKVCENGHVKEKRQTRANHGDAQVTDQLIRRNVEKHDGVEEQGVANLGVQQEASQQQISDPLEDPASGTSGDENDKPSSSTYYIRFRRQQQQYTFPPIHQLRRKKLAWTAKEEEILKVGVQKFSNDHDKSIPWKKIMEFGGTVFQRGRTTIDLKDKWRNICKGSPKSK; from the exons ATGGCTGAAAAGTCGTGCTCTGTTTCAAGCCTTCCATGGCTTTGGGTAATGGAAACCTTAGCAAGCTTTGAGCGAGTAGATATCTCTCTTTTGAAGG ATTTGATGATAAAAGCTCCAGAAGTCTCAGATAATTTGGGGAGGAATGTCAAAGAAATGATTGCCTTGAGATGTTTGGAGGCTTTATTTAGCGGAATCAAAAATGATGTTCATCCTGTTGTGCATTCAAAAATGGGGTTCGACTCATCTGAAAGCTGTGAAGATGTTCTCCAATGCATATTGCGTAAG GTGTCAGCATCAAAACTAAGAATCGGAGAACCAGAGCTGTTAAAATGGAATGTTCACCCTTTCATTGCACATAAAAGAGCATGTTTACCTAAGTGTGCTTTGCAAGAG TTGAAAGATACAATTCTCGAGGGCAGCCATCCATCTGCTGCATCCTTGAAGGAAAGGAGTGGATTGAGATTTGAAAGTCAATGTGAGACTAGAACACCTAATGGTGATGGTGATTCTGGTGCAGTTGCACCAAGGGTTGATGAGAGTAATGCCTGTGGTCAAGTTGAGGCTGCAAAAGGGGACTTAATTCCTCTGACTGCTGAAAATGAGAACAATCTCTTGCCAGAAGATACAACTGAGAGGATTTTATTGCCCTATAAAAGGGGCCTGGGTGACTTGGCTGCCAAAAATTTGATGGGGCAATTTAACCCAAATGTAGACAGTGTGAATTATGGTGGTGATTCCCATTCAAATGCCAAGAGGCGTAAACATGATGCCTTTTGCTCCATTACATCTATAGAACCAAACTCAGTTTCTCTGCATGGAAAGAAATTGTTAGAAGATTCATCTCGACCAAGTATTAATGAGTGTGACTTGGCAAAAGAATCTCAACTGGGAGACCTGGAGGGAAGCACAATGGTTTCTGAGGATGATCATGATAAGTATGTTGTTTCAAAGAGGGTTGAGCAGATCACTGATGTTGAACATGAAGAATTTGAGCATAATCAAACGCAGATTCCTTTTCACAGCAATAAAATGCCTCAAAATATGCCTAGAGATGAATCCCACCATGATATTTCTGTTGATGAGGCTAAAGATGATGATGTTGAGCATTGGGTTGAACCAAACAAATCAATTGGTGCAGCCTCAGATGGAAGCCAGCAAAAAACTGCTGTTGATGAAGCCAAGGATGATGGCGATTGTAGGGTTGAACCAAATAAATCAAGTGGATCCTCAGATGAAAGCCAGAAAAAAAATTCTGTTGATGAAGCCAAAGATGATGGTGATCATAGTTCTCAACCAAAGGCATCAAATGACAAACTTCCTAATGAAGCACACCATAAGGTTTTTGTAGATGAAGCCAAAGATGACACTGAGCATTGTTGTGAAGAAGAAATGCTGAGTGATAGCACTGAGTATCATGATGAGGAGGATGGTATTGCCATGGAGAGACAAAATTTCCTGAGTTCTAAATGCACATTCAATCATGATTCCTTGTCAATAGCTGGCTGGACAGAGCAAAATCTTTGTATGAAGTGTACTAAAGACGGTCAGTTGTTGGTTTGTAGTTCCAGTGGCTGTCCATTGGTGGTTCATGAGAACTGCTTGGGCTGCCCCCCCAGTTTTGACAACATGGGAAACTTTTACTGCCCCTTTTGTGCATATTCCCGTGCAGTTTCTGAATACCTTGAGTCCAAGAAAAAGGTCTCCTTGGCAAAGAAAGAACTGGCTTCATTTATCAATGCAGGGATGAAGCATGAGCCTGTCAAACCCaagaaaaaacatagaaaaaagaagaatgaaaagcTTAATGAAAGTGCTAATCTTGTCAAGGTTTGTGAAAATGGGcatgtaaaagagaaaagacAGACTCGAGCAAACCATGGCGATGCTCAAGTTACTGATCAACTAATAAGGAGAAATGTAGAGAAGCATGATGGTGTCGAGGAGCAGGGAGTTGCAAATTTAGGAGTTCAGCAGGAAGCTTCACAACAGCAGATTAGTGATCCACTGGAGGATCCTGCTTCAGGAACTTCTGGAGATGAAAATGATAAGCCTTCCAGTTCTACTTACTATATAAGATTCAGAAGGCAACAACAGCAGTA CACATTTCCACCAATTCATCAGTTGAGAAGAAAGAAACTTGCTTGGACAGCTAAGGAGGAAGAGATACTAAAG GTGGGAGTGcagaaattttcaaatgatcatGATAAAAGTATTCCATGGAAGAAGATTATGGAATTTGGTGGTACTGTATTTCAGAGAGGTCGTACGACAATTGACCTCAAGGATAAATGGAGAAACATTTGCAAAGGAAGCCCAAAATCAAAGTGA
- the LOC117920819 gene encoding uncharacterized protein LOC117920819 isoform X2 produces MFTLSLHIKEHVYLSVLCKRLMLFPYEQLKDTILEGSHPSAASLKERSGLRFESQCETRTPNGDGDSGAVAPRVDESNACGQVEAAKGDLIPLTAENENNLLPEDTTERILLPYKRGLGDLAAKNLMGQFNPNVDSVNYGGDSHSNAKRRKHDAFCSITSIEPNSVSLHGKKLLEDSSRPSINECDLAKESQLGDLEGSTMVSEDDHDKYVVSKRVEQITDVEHEEFEHNQTQIPFHSNKMPQNMPRDESHHDISVDEAKDDDVEHWVEPNKSIGAASDGSQQKTAVDEAKDDGDCRVEPNKSSGSSDESQKKNSVDEAKDDGDHSSQPKASNDKLPNEAHHKVFVDEAKDDTEHCCEEEMLSDSTEYHDEEDGIAMERQNFLSSKCTFNHDSLSIAGWTEQNLCMKCTKDGQLLVCSSSGCPLVVHENCLGCPPSFDNMGNFYCPFCAYSRAVSEYLESKKKVSLAKKELASFINAGMKHEPVKPKKKHRKKKNEKLNESANLVKVCENGHVKEKRQTRANHGDAQVTDQLIRRNVEKHDGVEEQGVANLGVQQEASQQQISDPLEDPASGTSGDENDKPSSSTYYIRFRRQQQQYTFPPIHQLRRKKLAWTAKEEEILKVGVQKFSNDHDKSIPWKKIMEFGGTVFQRGRTTIDLKDKWRNICKGSPKSK; encoded by the exons ATGTTCACCCTTTCATTGCACATAAAAGAGCATGTTTACCTAAGTGTGCTTTGCAAGAG GCTCATGTTGTTTCCTTATGAACAGTTGAAAGATACAATTCTCGAGGGCAGCCATCCATCTGCTGCATCCTTGAAGGAAAGGAGTGGATTGAGATTTGAAAGTCAATGTGAGACTAGAACACCTAATGGTGATGGTGATTCTGGTGCAGTTGCACCAAGGGTTGATGAGAGTAATGCCTGTGGTCAAGTTGAGGCTGCAAAAGGGGACTTAATTCCTCTGACTGCTGAAAATGAGAACAATCTCTTGCCAGAAGATACAACTGAGAGGATTTTATTGCCCTATAAAAGGGGCCTGGGTGACTTGGCTGCCAAAAATTTGATGGGGCAATTTAACCCAAATGTAGACAGTGTGAATTATGGTGGTGATTCCCATTCAAATGCCAAGAGGCGTAAACATGATGCCTTTTGCTCCATTACATCTATAGAACCAAACTCAGTTTCTCTGCATGGAAAGAAATTGTTAGAAGATTCATCTCGACCAAGTATTAATGAGTGTGACTTGGCAAAAGAATCTCAACTGGGAGACCTGGAGGGAAGCACAATGGTTTCTGAGGATGATCATGATAAGTATGTTGTTTCAAAGAGGGTTGAGCAGATCACTGATGTTGAACATGAAGAATTTGAGCATAATCAAACGCAGATTCCTTTTCACAGCAATAAAATGCCTCAAAATATGCCTAGAGATGAATCCCACCATGATATTTCTGTTGATGAGGCTAAAGATGATGATGTTGAGCATTGGGTTGAACCAAACAAATCAATTGGTGCAGCCTCAGATGGAAGCCAGCAAAAAACTGCTGTTGATGAAGCCAAGGATGATGGCGATTGTAGGGTTGAACCAAATAAATCAAGTGGATCCTCAGATGAAAGCCAGAAAAAAAATTCTGTTGATGAAGCCAAAGATGATGGTGATCATAGTTCTCAACCAAAGGCATCAAATGACAAACTTCCTAATGAAGCACACCATAAGGTTTTTGTAGATGAAGCCAAAGATGACACTGAGCATTGTTGTGAAGAAGAAATGCTGAGTGATAGCACTGAGTATCATGATGAGGAGGATGGTATTGCCATGGAGAGACAAAATTTCCTGAGTTCTAAATGCACATTCAATCATGATTCCTTGTCAATAGCTGGCTGGACAGAGCAAAATCTTTGTATGAAGTGTACTAAAGACGGTCAGTTGTTGGTTTGTAGTTCCAGTGGCTGTCCATTGGTGGTTCATGAGAACTGCTTGGGCTGCCCCCCCAGTTTTGACAACATGGGAAACTTTTACTGCCCCTTTTGTGCATATTCCCGTGCAGTTTCTGAATACCTTGAGTCCAAGAAAAAGGTCTCCTTGGCAAAGAAAGAACTGGCTTCATTTATCAATGCAGGGATGAAGCATGAGCCTGTCAAACCCaagaaaaaacatagaaaaaagaagaatgaaaagcTTAATGAAAGTGCTAATCTTGTCAAGGTTTGTGAAAATGGGcatgtaaaagagaaaagacAGACTCGAGCAAACCATGGCGATGCTCAAGTTACTGATCAACTAATAAGGAGAAATGTAGAGAAGCATGATGGTGTCGAGGAGCAGGGAGTTGCAAATTTAGGAGTTCAGCAGGAAGCTTCACAACAGCAGATTAGTGATCCACTGGAGGATCCTGCTTCAGGAACTTCTGGAGATGAAAATGATAAGCCTTCCAGTTCTACTTACTATATAAGATTCAGAAGGCAACAACAGCAGTA CACATTTCCACCAATTCATCAGTTGAGAAGAAAGAAACTTGCTTGGACAGCTAAGGAGGAAGAGATACTAAAG GTGGGAGTGcagaaattttcaaatgatcatGATAAAAGTATTCCATGGAAGAAGATTATGGAATTTGGTGGTACTGTATTTCAGAGAGGTCGTACGACAATTGACCTCAAGGATAAATGGAGAAACATTTGCAAAGGAAGCCCAAAATCAAAGTGA